CGGCCGTTGAAGCCTCTTCAGGTGATCGCCGCTGCCGACGGATCAGCGCGGCTGTACCTTGGGCCGTACTACCTTTCTCTTGCAGGTCGGTAGTGGCACAGCGGCTCGCCAGTGCGCGTTCTGCCACCGCCGGATTGTTGTTAGGTCTCGCGGTAACTCTGGCGGCCGTCGTCGCTTATTCCTGGTATGTCACGCGGCAGATCTCCGGCTTGCGCGAATTGCAAACGTCCATCACGGAGCGCAGCCGGATGGACTCGCTTCAGTTGTTACGAATCCAGAACACGCTGAACAGTATTGCACTGGGAATGCGCGATGTTCTCGATAACGTTGAGTCCTATCCTGTGACCGCCTTCCAGGGCCAATTCCAGCGGTTACGCACCGATCTTGAAGACGGGATGCGTCGCGAGCAAGCCGTTTCCGTTGCCACTCGTACTCCCGAGCAGCGTCAATACCTCGAGAGTTCTGTAGCAGAATTCTGGAATGCGCTGGATCGCGTCTTCGATCTGTCCCGCAATGGTAAAGAAGAGGAAGCCCGCTCACAGATCCGTCTCTCGCTTCAACCGCGGGAAGCAGCGTTGAGCATAGCTGTTGCCCGCCTGCTTGTGGAGAACAATGAGAGCGAGCAGCAAGCCGCACAGCAGGTGATCGATATTTATCGCCGCGTGGAGAGCCGGGCATACACCTTTCTCATTGCAGCTCTTGCGGCAATCGTGCTTACCAGCGTGCTGCTGATCCGCTCGAACCGGGAACTCTTTCGCCGGCTGGCCACGCTTTCCGAGCAGCGCAGCGATCTGGCCCAGAAGCTGATCTCGACGCAGGAGTCGACTCTGAGCTACGTTTCACGTGAGTTGCATGATGAGTTCGGACAGATACTCACCGCGCTTGGAGCCATGCTCACGCGGGCGGCCAAGCGCAATCCCGATACGGAACTAAATGAGAGTCTACGGGAAATTCGCGATGTTGCGCAGTCGGCTTTGGATAAGGTGCGTACGCTTTCACAGGCGTTGCATCCGGTGATGCTCGATGAGGCGGGACTCGAACAGAGCCTTGATTGGTACCTGCCAACCGTCGAACGTCAGACGGGAATTGCCATCTCGTATGAAAAGTCCGGAACCGCTTTTGAAGTTCCACGCAGCGTCGGCGTTCATATTTATCGTGTGGTACAGGAAGCGCTGAACAACGTAAAACGGCATTCGGGAGCGCAGCGCGCCTGGGTGCGTCTGCGCTTCCTCGCCGATGCGTTGGAGGTTGAGATTGAAGATCATGGTCGCGGGCTCGCAACATCCAATGGCTCGCGCGGTATCGGACTCGTAGGAATGCGGGAGCGGGCGCAGCTAATTGGAGCGGAGCTCAGCTTTGCACAACCGGCGGAAGGGGGTACGGTGGTAAGGCTACGAGTACCACGAAGCACCGCGGAGGCCCCTAAGGAGCCAGAGCCTGTTGGCTAGATTCCGGTTATGAACGTGCTTGGGAAGGGTGACCGGCGCTCAGCCGGAAATCCAGCCAAAGCGCATAACAAGGAAAAACAACAGGGGATTTTGCGAATGCGATCTCGAAACCATTGAATTCTGCCCAAAATATGCAAAATTTCGCTCAAGACCAGGGAATTAACAGGGAGTTCTGTGGATTTCTCTCCAAGCGACCATTAGCAAAGCACTTGCTGCTCTTTTGCGGGGGATGCAAAAAAATAACAGGGAACTATCAGGAAACTGCTGAGTGACGAAACACAAAATCTCCGTCCTGCTGGTTGACGATCACAGCCTCGTGCGTCGGGGATTTCGCCGAATACTTGAGGACGAGAGCGACCTGCAGGTGGTTGGTGAAGCCAGCAGCGGCAGCGAAGCTGTGGAACTTGCGCGCAAGCTCAAGCCGCAGGTGATCCTGATGGACTGCGCCCTGCAGGGCGAGAGCGGCATTACGGCTACACGAAACATCGTCGCGATGCTGCCCGAAACCGCAGTTCTCATGTTAAGCATGCATTCAGAAGAGACGCTGGTCCGGCAATCGCTCGAAGCCGGCGCCCGCGGATATATCTTAAAGAGCGCAGCCGACCTTGATCTGGCTGCAGCGATTCGTCGCGTTCTCGATGGAAACGTAGTTCTCGATCCGCAGGTGAAGCGTGCGGAAACGCTCAGAGGAGAACGCACGGCAGGACTCACTGCTCGCGAGCTCGAAATACTTCAGCTCATCGCGATCGGGAAGTCGAACAAGGAAATTGCCAGCGACCTCGATCTCAGCGTGAACACGGTCTCAGTCCATCGAGCCAACATCATGAATGCGCTCGGGCTACACAAGACGGCGGAACTCGTGGTGTACGCGATCCGCAATGGTCTGGTGAACCTTCCGTGAATCGACAGCTTGGGGCATGCCAGAAACAGTTTCTCAAACCCTCACACTCTCTAGGTGCACTTTACTTC
This is a stretch of genomic DNA from Terriglobales bacterium. It encodes these proteins:
- a CDS encoding response regulator transcription factor; its protein translation is MTKHKISVLLVDDHSLVRRGFRRILEDESDLQVVGEASSGSEAVELARKLKPQVILMDCALQGESGITATRNIVAMLPETAVLMLSMHSEETLVRQSLEAGARGYILKSAADLDLAAAIRRVLDGNVVLDPQVKRAETLRGERTAGLTARELEILQLIAIGKSNKEIASDLDLSVNTVSVHRANIMNALGLHKTAELVVYAIRNGLVNLP
- a CDS encoding sensor histidine kinase, producing MAQRLASARSATAGLLLGLAVTLAAVVAYSWYVTRQISGLRELQTSITERSRMDSLQLLRIQNTLNSIALGMRDVLDNVESYPVTAFQGQFQRLRTDLEDGMRREQAVSVATRTPEQRQYLESSVAEFWNALDRVFDLSRNGKEEEARSQIRLSLQPREAALSIAVARLLVENNESEQQAAQQVIDIYRRVESRAYTFLIAALAAIVLTSVLLIRSNRELFRRLATLSEQRSDLAQKLISTQESTLSYVSRELHDEFGQILTALGAMLTRAAKRNPDTELNESLREIRDVAQSALDKVRTLSQALHPVMLDEAGLEQSLDWYLPTVERQTGIAISYEKSGTAFEVPRSVGVHIYRVVQEALNNVKRHSGAQRAWVRLRFLADALEVEIEDHGRGLATSNGSRGIGLVGMRERAQLIGAELSFAQPAEGGTVVRLRVPRSTAEAPKEPEPVG